One region of Esox lucius isolate fEsoLuc1 chromosome 17, fEsoLuc1.pri, whole genome shotgun sequence genomic DNA includes:
- the LOC105016861 gene encoding uncharacterized protein LOC105016861 isoform X2, which yields MGIIVKGFSFRILSAAGPSKGVMSWTFFLFYFTLTVTLSSLVRPCYGQFTDTTTAILKDYKQHLDPTTERSGRLGSVDLDTTNDEPATYGFKSQNGSLAFVTDYQTHPHASQNLPQLDAKLQRLSPTVQCNNDSMTLRVKRGKAPHFLVDGGDGSPVLPLSRMPTHCGFSVKRLRRDVMFVAPYKGCHITQQGGNYVLPLRLWGATMTMSCPVAPPTPSVSCFSSGMVVKLPMEADTLKVKVSGVWEHLFYACQLCGITIESFSGGTVITAPYNGPCIMIEANEHLLSLLSAVGEITLTCPMSNTSMKRTTHVPVSDTVSPLDPQGLNFPHEAPTSSNSPVPASEAPHVRHRGYPFGQDGPEYPWGHSRPEYPQFMQVPYYLSQYPSNPTAAPTRSNSPVPASKPPRVQHRGSPRGQDRPEYSWGQQWPEYQKPGYPLMRQVHDFSHYDPQMNVLPAPTTRPSTTAATLEKSNVPRSASKAPHVQPRGFNQVNQRPYFSDKRRANPHGHPYAFQPFDHYPLLPRSATPPAAVGSSATATTQVQPERSFRPPGQYPRAYSWNPYASVFHSDYEVPQYPYPDHK from the exons ATGGGAATAATAGTGAAGGGTTTTAGTTTTAGAATTTTGAGTGCAGCAGGACCGTCAAAAGGTGTGATGTCgtggacattttttttgttttactttacatTGACTGTAACGCTGAGTTCTTTGGTAAGGCCTTGCTATGGACAATTTACTGACACGACCACTGCAATATTAAAAGATTACAAACAACACTTGGATCCAACGACTGAAAGGTCGGGTCGGCTTGGAAGTGTAGATCTCGATACAACTAACGATGAACCTGCTACTTACGGCTTCAAAAGTCAGAACGGATCTCTTGCGTTCGTAACTGATTATCAGACTCACCCACATGCATCTCAAA ATTTGCCCCAGTTGGATGCTAAACTGCAGCGCCTGAGCCCAACAGTACAGTGCAACAATGATTCGATGACCCTTCGGGTCAAACGGGGGAAGGCTCCACATTTTCTGGTTGATGGTG GTGATGGATCTCCTGTTCTTCCCCTATCCCGGATGCCGACTCACTGTGGCTTCTCTGTAAAGCGGCTACGCAGGGATGTGATGTTTGTTGCCCCCTACAAAGGCTGCCATATAACTCAACAG GGGGGCAACTATGTCCTGCCGCTACGTCTGTGGGGGGCAACCATGACCATGTCTTGTCCTGTTGCTCCCCCTACCCCATCTGTCTCCTGCTTTTCATCTGGCATGGTGGTGAAGCTGCCCATGGAAGCAGATACTCTCAAAGTTAaag TGTCTGGTGTTTGGGAGCACCTTTTTTATGCCTGCCAACTTTGTGGAATCACCATTGAGTCATTCTCTGGAGGAACGGTGATCACTGCTCCATACAATGGACCCTGCATTATGATTGAG GCCAATGAGCATTTGCTCTCTTTGCTCTCTGCTGTTGGAGAGATTACCCTCACCTGCCCTATGAGTAACACATCAATGAAGAGGACCACACATGTCCCTGTGAGCGATACTGTGTCTCCTTTGGACCCTCAAGGCCTGAACTTTCCCCATG AAGCACCAACCTCATCTAATTCCCCTGTGCCTGCTTCAGAGGCCCCCCATGTGCGACATAGAGGATACCCCTTTGGCCAAGACGGGCCTGAATACCCCTGGGGCCACAGCAGACCTGAATACCCCCAGTTTATGCAGGTTCCCTACTATTTATCTCAATATCCCTCTAACCCAACAGCAGCACCAACCAGATCGAATTCCCCTGTACCTGCTTCAAAGCCCCCCCGTGTGCAACATAGAGGATCCCCTCGGGGCCAGGACAGGCCTGAATACTCCTGGGGCCAACAATGGCCTGAATACCAAAAGCCTGGCTACCCGCTAATGCGCCAGGTTCACGATTTCTCCCACTATGACCCTCAAATGAATGTCCTTCCAGCACCAACCACTAGGCCTTCAACCACAGCTGCTACTCTTGAAAAGTCTAATGTCCCTAGATCTGCATCGAAGGCCCCACATGTGCAACCTAGAGGATTCAATCAGGTCAATCAAAGGCCGTACTTCTCAGACAAACGACGGGCTAACCCCCATGGGCACCCTTATGCCTTTCAGCCTTTCGATCATTACCCACTCCTACCAAGATCTGCCACTCCTCCAGCAGCCGTAGGCAGTTCTGCTACCGCTACTACCCAGGTCCAACCTGAGCGGTCCTTCAGGCCCCCTGGCCAGTACCCCAGGGCTTACAGCTGGAATCCTTATGCCTCGGTCTTCCATTCAGATTACGAAGTGCCCCAGTATCCGTATCCAGACCATAAGTAA
- the LOC105016861 gene encoding uncharacterized protein LOC105016861 isoform X1: protein MGIIVKGFSFRILSAAGPSKGVMSWTFFLFYFTLTVTLSSLVRPCYGQFTDTTTAILKDYKQHLDPTTERSGRLGSVDLDTTNDEPATYGFKSQNGSLAFVTDYQTHPHASQNLPQLDAKLQRLSPTVQCNNDSMTLRVKRGKAPHFLVDGGDGSPVLPLSRMPTHCGFSVKRLRRDVMFVAPYKGCHITQQGGNYVLPLRLWGATMTMSCPVAPPTPSVSCFSSGMVVKLPMEADTLKVKVSGVWEHLFYACQLCGITIESFSGGTVITAPYNGPCIMIEANEHLLSLLSAVGEITLTCPMSNTSMKRTTHVPVSDTVSPLDPQGLNFPHGIQPRGYPQAQERPGKNLFQRVPYYLFKYPSVPTEAPTSSNSPVPASEAPHVRHRGYPFGQDGPEYPWGHSRPEYPQFMQVPYYLSQYPSNPTAAPTRSNSPVPASKPPRVQHRGSPRGQDRPEYSWGQQWPEYQKPGYPLMRQVHDFSHYDPQMNVLPAPTTRPSTTAATLEKSNVPRSASKAPHVQPRGFNQVNQRPYFSDKRRANPHGHPYAFQPFDHYPLLPRSATPPAAVGSSATATTQVQPERSFRPPGQYPRAYSWNPYASVFHSDYEVPQYPYPDHK, encoded by the exons ATGGGAATAATAGTGAAGGGTTTTAGTTTTAGAATTTTGAGTGCAGCAGGACCGTCAAAAGGTGTGATGTCgtggacattttttttgttttactttacatTGACTGTAACGCTGAGTTCTTTGGTAAGGCCTTGCTATGGACAATTTACTGACACGACCACTGCAATATTAAAAGATTACAAACAACACTTGGATCCAACGACTGAAAGGTCGGGTCGGCTTGGAAGTGTAGATCTCGATACAACTAACGATGAACCTGCTACTTACGGCTTCAAAAGTCAGAACGGATCTCTTGCGTTCGTAACTGATTATCAGACTCACCCACATGCATCTCAAA ATTTGCCCCAGTTGGATGCTAAACTGCAGCGCCTGAGCCCAACAGTACAGTGCAACAATGATTCGATGACCCTTCGGGTCAAACGGGGGAAGGCTCCACATTTTCTGGTTGATGGTG GTGATGGATCTCCTGTTCTTCCCCTATCCCGGATGCCGACTCACTGTGGCTTCTCTGTAAAGCGGCTACGCAGGGATGTGATGTTTGTTGCCCCCTACAAAGGCTGCCATATAACTCAACAG GGGGGCAACTATGTCCTGCCGCTACGTCTGTGGGGGGCAACCATGACCATGTCTTGTCCTGTTGCTCCCCCTACCCCATCTGTCTCCTGCTTTTCATCTGGCATGGTGGTGAAGCTGCCCATGGAAGCAGATACTCTCAAAGTTAaag TGTCTGGTGTTTGGGAGCACCTTTTTTATGCCTGCCAACTTTGTGGAATCACCATTGAGTCATTCTCTGGAGGAACGGTGATCACTGCTCCATACAATGGACCCTGCATTATGATTGAG GCCAATGAGCATTTGCTCTCTTTGCTCTCTGCTGTTGGAGAGATTACCCTCACCTGCCCTATGAGTAACACATCAATGAAGAGGACCACACATGTCCCTGTGAGCGATACTGTGTCTCCTTTGGACCCTCAAGGCCTGAACTTTCCCCATGGTATACAACCTAGAGGGTACCCGCAGGCCCAGGAGAGGCCGGGAAAAAACCTGTTTCAGCGGGTTCCTtactatttatttaaatatccCTCTGTCCCAACAGAAGCACCAACCTCATCTAATTCCCCTGTGCCTGCTTCAGAGGCCCCCCATGTGCGACATAGAGGATACCCCTTTGGCCAAGACGGGCCTGAATACCCCTGGGGCCACAGCAGACCTGAATACCCCCAGTTTATGCAGGTTCCCTACTATTTATCTCAATATCCCTCTAACCCAACAGCAGCACCAACCAGATCGAATTCCCCTGTACCTGCTTCAAAGCCCCCCCGTGTGCAACATAGAGGATCCCCTCGGGGCCAGGACAGGCCTGAATACTCCTGGGGCCAACAATGGCCTGAATACCAAAAGCCTGGCTACCCGCTAATGCGCCAGGTTCACGATTTCTCCCACTATGACCCTCAAATGAATGTCCTTCCAGCACCAACCACTAGGCCTTCAACCACAGCTGCTACTCTTGAAAAGTCTAATGTCCCTAGATCTGCATCGAAGGCCCCACATGTGCAACCTAGAGGATTCAATCAGGTCAATCAAAGGCCGTACTTCTCAGACAAACGACGGGCTAACCCCCATGGGCACCCTTATGCCTTTCAGCCTTTCGATCATTACCCACTCCTACCAAGATCTGCCACTCCTCCAGCAGCCGTAGGCAGTTCTGCTACCGCTACTACCCAGGTCCAACCTGAGCGGTCCTTCAGGCCCCCTGGCCAGTACCCCAGGGCTTACAGCTGGAATCCTTATGCCTCGGTCTTCCATTCAGATTACGAAGTGCCCCAGTATCCGTATCCAGACCATAAGTAA
- the tmcc1b gene encoding transmembrane and coiled-coil domains protein 1b isoform X1: MEQACNEQSPEEPDAGGRVETEVGRRASESEHGLSKITHNALENMGVLGHGLKQLFQPQRRRSSVSPHDAAASAPPSSGGPAPEPSDGGGPEVGDAPAPLAPGLDSDPHAASSAPPAALSRVLQQIRGAPPMMKRGTSLQSRRSKTGDPPQKGSPQIHRRSTQEVMLLQAGRPRSSSTTDTPTSPALADMLLTSGYHSTEEPDRLDRLDGSGPAVSPNALSCGADGYGADTVDSTPDPQRTKQAIAQLQQKILKLTEQIKIEQTARDDNVAEYLKLANNADKQQSARIKQVFEKKNQKSAQSIQQLQRKLEHYHRKLREVEHNGIPRQPKDVLRDMHQGLKDVGAKCATATANVTGGLSSFSHATHSAAGAVVSKPREIASLIRNKFGSADNIAALKDSLDEPQEDGQGLGARTLAGAPSPKYGSEDDCSSATSGSAGANSITGAPGGPPSTKGLNILELGQASGLDTLLHEVQELRENQGLLEESFENLKSQYQRDYTMIMQALQEERYRCERLEEQLNDLTELHQNEILNLKQELASMEEKIAYQSYERARDIQEALEACQTRISKMELQQQQQQVVQLEGLENATARTLLGKLINVLLAVMAVLLVFVSTVANCVVPLMKTRSRTFSTLLLIVVFAFLWRNWEVISQYPDRFLLTPS, from the exons ATGGAGCAGGCTTGTAATGAGCAGAGTCCAGAGGAGCCGGACGCGGGAGGCCGGGTCGAGACGGAAGTGGGCCGCAGGGCGTCCGAGTCGGAGCACGGCCTGTCCAAAATCACCCACAATGCACTGGAGAACATGGGCGTGCTGGGCCACGGCCTGAAGCAGCTTTTCCAGCCGCAGCGCCGCCGCTCGTCCGTCTCCCCGCACGACGCCGCCGCCTCGGCGCCCCCGTCCTCAGGCGGCCCCGCCCCGGAGCCGTCTGACGGCGGGGGGCCCGAGGTCGGGGACGCTCCAGCTCCCTTGGCCCCCGGTCTGGACTCTGACCCCCACGCTGCTTCCTCCGCTCCCCCCGCAGCTCTGAGCCGCGTTCTGCAGCAGATCCGAGGCGCGCCCCCCATGATGAAGCGAGGGACCAGCCTGCAGAGCCGCCGCAGCAAGACGGGGGACCCCCCCCAGAAAGGCAGCCCCCAGATCCACCGGAGGAGTACCCAGGAGGTCATGCTTCTGCAGGCCGGCCGTCCGCGCTCCTCGTCCACCACGGACACGCCCACCAGTCCCGCCTTGGCCGACATGCTGCTGACCTCAGGGTACCACTCCACCGAGGAGCCAGACCGG CTGGATCGCCTGGATGGTTCTGGCCCGGCCGTGTCGCCCAACGCCCTCTCCTGTGGTGCTGACGGCTACGGGGCGGACACCGTGGACAGCACCCCCGACCCCCAGCGCACCAAACAAGCCATCGCCCAACTTCAGCAGAAGATCCTCAAGCTCACCGAGCAGATCAAGATCGAGCAGACGGCCCGGGACGACAACGTGGCCGAGTACCTGAAACTGGCCAACAACGCCGACAAGCAGCAGAGTGCTCGCATCAAACAGGTGTTTGAGAAGAAGAACCAGAAGTCGGCCCAGAgcatccagcagctgcagaggAAGCTGGAGCACTACCATCGCAAGCTACGTGAGGTGGAGCACAACGGGATCCCCCGCCAGCCCAAAGACGTGCTCCGAGACATGCACCAAGGCCTGAAGGACGTTGGCGCTAAG TGTGCCACTGCAACTGCTAAT GTCACTGGTGGGCTCTCCAGCTTCTCCCACGCCACACACTCTGCGGCCGGGGCCGTGGTCTCCAAGCCCAGGGAGATTGCTTCCCTGATCCGCAACAAGTTCGGCAGCGCGGACAACATCGCGGCCCTGAAGGACTCCCTCGATGAACCCCAGGAGGACGGTCAAGGCTTGGGGGCCAGAACCCTGGCGGGGGCCCCCAGCCCCAAGTACGGCAGTGAGGACGACTGCTCCAGCGCGACCTCTGGCTCTGCAGGAGCCAATAGCATCACTGGGGCCCCCGGGGGCCCGCCCAGCACGAAGGGCCTGAACATCCTGGAGCTCGGCCAGGCATCGGGCTTGGACACGCTGCTCCACGAGGTGCAAGAGCTCCGGGAAAACCAGGGTCTTCTGGAGGAGTCATTTGAAAACCTGAAGAGCCAATACCAGAGGGACTACACCATGATCATGCAAGCGCTGCAGGAGGAGAGATACAG GTGTGAGCGTCTGGAGGAGCAGCTCAATGACTTGACAGAGCTGCACCAGAATGAGATCCTCAATCTGAAGCAGGAGCTGGCCAGCATGGAGGAGAAGATTGCTTATCAGTCTTATGAGAGAGCTAGAGACATTCAG GAGGCGCTGGAAGCGTGCCAGACGCGGATCTCCAAGATGGAgctccagcagcagcagcagcaggtgGTGCAGCTGGAGGGCCTTGAGAATGCCACGGCCCGGACCCTCCTGGGCAAGCTCATCAACGTCCTCCTGGCCGTCATGGCTGTGCTCCTGGTGTTCGTCTCCACGGTGGCCAACTGTGTGGTGCCCCTGATGAAGACGCGCAGTCGCACCTTCTCCACGTTGCTCCTCATCGTCGTCTTCGCTTTCCTCTGGAGGAACTGGGAGGTCATTTCGCAGTACCCGGACCGCTTCCTGCTGACCCCGAGTTGA
- the tmcc1b gene encoding transmembrane and coiled-coil domains protein 1b isoform X2, producing MEQACNEQSPEEPDAGGRVETEVGRRASESEHGLSKITHNALENMGVLGHGLKQLFQPQRRRSSVSPHDAAASAPPSSGGPAPEPSDGGGPEVGDAPAPLAPGLDSDPHAASSAPPAALSRVLQQIRGAPPMMKRGTSLQSRRSKTGDPPQKGSPQIHRRSTQEVMLLQAGRPRSSSTTDTPTSPALADMLLTSGYHSTEEPDRLDRLDGSGPAVSPNALSCGADGYGADTVDSTPDPQRTKQAIAQLQQKILKLTEQIKIEQTARDDNVAEYLKLANNADKQQSARIKQVFEKKNQKSAQSIQQLQRKLEHYHRKLREVEHNGIPRQPKDVLRDMHQGLKDVGAKVTGGLSSFSHATHSAAGAVVSKPREIASLIRNKFGSADNIAALKDSLDEPQEDGQGLGARTLAGAPSPKYGSEDDCSSATSGSAGANSITGAPGGPPSTKGLNILELGQASGLDTLLHEVQELRENQGLLEESFENLKSQYQRDYTMIMQALQEERYRCERLEEQLNDLTELHQNEILNLKQELASMEEKIAYQSYERARDIQEALEACQTRISKMELQQQQQQVVQLEGLENATARTLLGKLINVLLAVMAVLLVFVSTVANCVVPLMKTRSRTFSTLLLIVVFAFLWRNWEVISQYPDRFLLTPS from the exons ATGGAGCAGGCTTGTAATGAGCAGAGTCCAGAGGAGCCGGACGCGGGAGGCCGGGTCGAGACGGAAGTGGGCCGCAGGGCGTCCGAGTCGGAGCACGGCCTGTCCAAAATCACCCACAATGCACTGGAGAACATGGGCGTGCTGGGCCACGGCCTGAAGCAGCTTTTCCAGCCGCAGCGCCGCCGCTCGTCCGTCTCCCCGCACGACGCCGCCGCCTCGGCGCCCCCGTCCTCAGGCGGCCCCGCCCCGGAGCCGTCTGACGGCGGGGGGCCCGAGGTCGGGGACGCTCCAGCTCCCTTGGCCCCCGGTCTGGACTCTGACCCCCACGCTGCTTCCTCCGCTCCCCCCGCAGCTCTGAGCCGCGTTCTGCAGCAGATCCGAGGCGCGCCCCCCATGATGAAGCGAGGGACCAGCCTGCAGAGCCGCCGCAGCAAGACGGGGGACCCCCCCCAGAAAGGCAGCCCCCAGATCCACCGGAGGAGTACCCAGGAGGTCATGCTTCTGCAGGCCGGCCGTCCGCGCTCCTCGTCCACCACGGACACGCCCACCAGTCCCGCCTTGGCCGACATGCTGCTGACCTCAGGGTACCACTCCACCGAGGAGCCAGACCGG CTGGATCGCCTGGATGGTTCTGGCCCGGCCGTGTCGCCCAACGCCCTCTCCTGTGGTGCTGACGGCTACGGGGCGGACACCGTGGACAGCACCCCCGACCCCCAGCGCACCAAACAAGCCATCGCCCAACTTCAGCAGAAGATCCTCAAGCTCACCGAGCAGATCAAGATCGAGCAGACGGCCCGGGACGACAACGTGGCCGAGTACCTGAAACTGGCCAACAACGCCGACAAGCAGCAGAGTGCTCGCATCAAACAGGTGTTTGAGAAGAAGAACCAGAAGTCGGCCCAGAgcatccagcagctgcagaggAAGCTGGAGCACTACCATCGCAAGCTACGTGAGGTGGAGCACAACGGGATCCCCCGCCAGCCCAAAGACGTGCTCCGAGACATGCACCAAGGCCTGAAGGACGTTGGCGCTAAG GTCACTGGTGGGCTCTCCAGCTTCTCCCACGCCACACACTCTGCGGCCGGGGCCGTGGTCTCCAAGCCCAGGGAGATTGCTTCCCTGATCCGCAACAAGTTCGGCAGCGCGGACAACATCGCGGCCCTGAAGGACTCCCTCGATGAACCCCAGGAGGACGGTCAAGGCTTGGGGGCCAGAACCCTGGCGGGGGCCCCCAGCCCCAAGTACGGCAGTGAGGACGACTGCTCCAGCGCGACCTCTGGCTCTGCAGGAGCCAATAGCATCACTGGGGCCCCCGGGGGCCCGCCCAGCACGAAGGGCCTGAACATCCTGGAGCTCGGCCAGGCATCGGGCTTGGACACGCTGCTCCACGAGGTGCAAGAGCTCCGGGAAAACCAGGGTCTTCTGGAGGAGTCATTTGAAAACCTGAAGAGCCAATACCAGAGGGACTACACCATGATCATGCAAGCGCTGCAGGAGGAGAGATACAG GTGTGAGCGTCTGGAGGAGCAGCTCAATGACTTGACAGAGCTGCACCAGAATGAGATCCTCAATCTGAAGCAGGAGCTGGCCAGCATGGAGGAGAAGATTGCTTATCAGTCTTATGAGAGAGCTAGAGACATTCAG GAGGCGCTGGAAGCGTGCCAGACGCGGATCTCCAAGATGGAgctccagcagcagcagcagcaggtgGTGCAGCTGGAGGGCCTTGAGAATGCCACGGCCCGGACCCTCCTGGGCAAGCTCATCAACGTCCTCCTGGCCGTCATGGCTGTGCTCCTGGTGTTCGTCTCCACGGTGGCCAACTGTGTGGTGCCCCTGATGAAGACGCGCAGTCGCACCTTCTCCACGTTGCTCCTCATCGTCGTCTTCGCTTTCCTCTGGAGGAACTGGGAGGTCATTTCGCAGTACCCGGACCGCTTCCTGCTGACCCCGAGTTGA
- the tmcc1b gene encoding transmembrane and coiled-coil domains protein 1b isoform X3, which produces MMKRGTSLQSRRSKTGDPPQKGSPQIHRRSTQEVMLLQAGRPRSSSTTDTPTSPALADMLLTSGYHSTEEPDRLDRLDGSGPAVSPNALSCGADGYGADTVDSTPDPQRTKQAIAQLQQKILKLTEQIKIEQTARDDNVAEYLKLANNADKQQSARIKQVFEKKNQKSAQSIQQLQRKLEHYHRKLREVEHNGIPRQPKDVLRDMHQGLKDVGAKCATATANVTGGLSSFSHATHSAAGAVVSKPREIASLIRNKFGSADNIAALKDSLDEPQEDGQGLGARTLAGAPSPKYGSEDDCSSATSGSAGANSITGAPGGPPSTKGLNILELGQASGLDTLLHEVQELRENQGLLEESFENLKSQYQRDYTMIMQALQEERYRCERLEEQLNDLTELHQNEILNLKQELASMEEKIAYQSYERARDIQEALEACQTRISKMELQQQQQQVVQLEGLENATARTLLGKLINVLLAVMAVLLVFVSTVANCVVPLMKTRSRTFSTLLLIVVFAFLWRNWEVISQYPDRFLLTPS; this is translated from the exons ATGATGAAGCGAGGGACCAGCCTGCAGAGCCGCCGCAGCAAGACGGGGGACCCCCCCCAGAAAGGCAGCCCCCAGATCCACCGGAGGAGTACCCAGGAGGTCATGCTTCTGCAGGCCGGCCGTCCGCGCTCCTCGTCCACCACGGACACGCCCACCAGTCCCGCCTTGGCCGACATGCTGCTGACCTCAGGGTACCACTCCACCGAGGAGCCAGACCGG CTGGATCGCCTGGATGGTTCTGGCCCGGCCGTGTCGCCCAACGCCCTCTCCTGTGGTGCTGACGGCTACGGGGCGGACACCGTGGACAGCACCCCCGACCCCCAGCGCACCAAACAAGCCATCGCCCAACTTCAGCAGAAGATCCTCAAGCTCACCGAGCAGATCAAGATCGAGCAGACGGCCCGGGACGACAACGTGGCCGAGTACCTGAAACTGGCCAACAACGCCGACAAGCAGCAGAGTGCTCGCATCAAACAGGTGTTTGAGAAGAAGAACCAGAAGTCGGCCCAGAgcatccagcagctgcagaggAAGCTGGAGCACTACCATCGCAAGCTACGTGAGGTGGAGCACAACGGGATCCCCCGCCAGCCCAAAGACGTGCTCCGAGACATGCACCAAGGCCTGAAGGACGTTGGCGCTAAG TGTGCCACTGCAACTGCTAAT GTCACTGGTGGGCTCTCCAGCTTCTCCCACGCCACACACTCTGCGGCCGGGGCCGTGGTCTCCAAGCCCAGGGAGATTGCTTCCCTGATCCGCAACAAGTTCGGCAGCGCGGACAACATCGCGGCCCTGAAGGACTCCCTCGATGAACCCCAGGAGGACGGTCAAGGCTTGGGGGCCAGAACCCTGGCGGGGGCCCCCAGCCCCAAGTACGGCAGTGAGGACGACTGCTCCAGCGCGACCTCTGGCTCTGCAGGAGCCAATAGCATCACTGGGGCCCCCGGGGGCCCGCCCAGCACGAAGGGCCTGAACATCCTGGAGCTCGGCCAGGCATCGGGCTTGGACACGCTGCTCCACGAGGTGCAAGAGCTCCGGGAAAACCAGGGTCTTCTGGAGGAGTCATTTGAAAACCTGAAGAGCCAATACCAGAGGGACTACACCATGATCATGCAAGCGCTGCAGGAGGAGAGATACAG GTGTGAGCGTCTGGAGGAGCAGCTCAATGACTTGACAGAGCTGCACCAGAATGAGATCCTCAATCTGAAGCAGGAGCTGGCCAGCATGGAGGAGAAGATTGCTTATCAGTCTTATGAGAGAGCTAGAGACATTCAG GAGGCGCTGGAAGCGTGCCAGACGCGGATCTCCAAGATGGAgctccagcagcagcagcagcaggtgGTGCAGCTGGAGGGCCTTGAGAATGCCACGGCCCGGACCCTCCTGGGCAAGCTCATCAACGTCCTCCTGGCCGTCATGGCTGTGCTCCTGGTGTTCGTCTCCACGGTGGCCAACTGTGTGGTGCCCCTGATGAAGACGCGCAGTCGCACCTTCTCCACGTTGCTCCTCATCGTCGTCTTCGCTTTCCTCTGGAGGAACTGGGAGGTCATTTCGCAGTACCCGGACCGCTTCCTGCTGACCCCGAGTTGA